From the genome of Papaver somniferum cultivar HN1 chromosome 2, ASM357369v1, whole genome shotgun sequence, one region includes:
- the LOC113349359 gene encoding ABC transporter C family member 8-like isoform X2 — MENNQAEFSWICGGEFSWGSSCTHAAIIDGLNLLFIISLSLLWIIGYFRKQIIRGNNTRTDWLLVVVSVCCAVNAIAHFSVSLWGALQKDPLIDFSWAVYLFRGLIWIFVSLSLIVPLIKWASVLILVWWISFSLLNSIQYVETLVKNEKIRILDLVSWFVNLLLLFCALGHYRRLLVSKYNQDEALSEPLLTAKGETNRSGLGNANLFSKLTFSWLNSFMSRGHIKPLVLEDIPNLVPEDEAFTAYQAFFHAWELLRSQKSSENNSNLVLRALAKVYFKEMILVGIFAFLRTLSVVVSPLLLYGFVNYSTRKDESSSHGISLVGLLVTIKVVESLCQRQFHFNSRRFGMRMRSALMVAVYQKQLKLSSLGRKNHSTGEIVNYIAVDAYRMCEFPFWFHSVWTYSVQLPLAVGLLFGVVGLGALPGLVPLLTCAVLNVPFAKMLQTCQTQFMVAQDERIRATSEVLNNMKIIKLQSWEDNFKNLVESLRDREFKWLSKSQLLKSYGTALYWMSPTLISSVVFLGCVFLKSASLNASTIFTILATLRTMSEPVRMIPEALSAIIQVKVSLDRLNRFLLDDELTNENIVKKNQQQNCGFDILIKSGVFSWELDLAVPTLRRVDFAVKRGQKIAVCGPVGAGKSSFLSAILGEVPKISGSVDVLGSIAYVSQISWIQSGTIRDNILFGQPMDKGRYIKAIKSCALDKDIENFNHGDLTEIGQRGLNMSGGQKQRIQLARAVYNDADIYLLDDPFSAVDAHTASTLFNDCVMAALEKKTVILVTHQVEFLSEVDRILVMEGGKMTQSGTYEELLTVGTAFEQLVSAHKNSMAEIDPAKCGNKDELEKLESNMSEESKYSLVIKDNNDDEISMPGIQLTEEEERESGDVGWKPFYDYIIVSKGLLFLGLSTLSQILFVCFQVASTYWLAISVNVPSVNNSMLVGVYAGISALSTFFVYLRTYFAARLGLKASKSFFYGLTNSVFKAPMLFFDSTPIGRILTRVSSDLSVLDFDIPFSISLVIAPFVEIIATICIMALVTWPVLIVAVLTMAAVKYVQASARELIRINGTTKAPVMNYAAETSLGVVTVRAFSLTGRFFDSYQKLIDTDAKLFFHSNAAMEWLVVRVEALQNLTLFTAALLLVLLPQGTVNPGFVGLSLSYALALTGTQVFLARWYCNFSNYIISVERIKQFMHIPSEPPAIVDDQRPPPSWPSNGRIDLENLKIKYRPNSPLVIKGVTCAFKEGTRVGVVGRTGSGKTTLISALFRLVEPTSGKILIDGIDICSMGLKDLRVKLSIIPQEATLFRGTVRTNLDPLGLYTDEEIWNALEKCQLKATISGLPNHLDASVSDDGDNWSAGQRQLFCLGRVLLKRNKILVLDEATASIDSATDAILQRVIRQEFKNCTVITIAHRVPTVTDSDMVMVLSYGNLIEYDEPSKLMGSDSYFSKLVNEYWSSCRSNSLQSFKHYQ; from the exons ATGGAGAATAATCAAG CGGAATTCTCTTGGATTTGCGGAGGAGAATTCAGTTGGGGGTCGTCGTGCACTCACGCAGCAATAATTGATGGTttaaatcttttatttatcatttcTCTATCTTTGTTGTGGATTATTGGTTATTTCAGGAAGCAAATCATCCGTGGTAATAATACTAGAACGGATTGGTTACTAGTAGTTGTTTCGGTATGTTGTGCTGTTAATGCCATTGCACATTTTAGTGTTTCTCTATGGGGTGCACTTCAGAAAGACCCGTTAATAGATTTTAGTTGGGCAGTTTATTTATTTAGGGGGTTAATATGGATTTTCGTGTCACTCTCCCTTATTGTGCCGCTGATCAAATGGGCAAGCGTTTTGATTTTAGTCTGGTGGATATCCTTTTCGTTACTAAATTCTATACAGTATGTGGAAACCTTGGTGAAAAACGAGAAGATCAGAATCCTTGATTTGGTTTCATGGTTTGTAAATTTGTTACTTCTATTTTGTGCTTTGGGGCATTATAGACGGCTGCTAGTTTCAAAATATAATCAGGATGAGGCTTTGTCAGAGCCACTACTGACTGCAAAAGGTGAAACTAACAGATCAGGATTAGGAAATGCTAATTTGTTTAGCAAGTTAACATTTTCTTGGCTCAACTCTTTCATGTCGAGAGGTCATATAAAACCATTAGTACTAGAAGACATACCTAATCTTGTCCCAGAAGATGAAGCGTTTACTGCTTACCAGGCGTTCTTTCATGCTTGGGAGCTtctgcggagccaaaagagctcCGAAAATAATAGTAATCTGGTTCTTCGGGCACTAGCTAAAGTTTACTTCAAAGAGATGATACTTGTAGGAATCTTTGCATTTCTTAGGACCCTCTCTGTTGTAGTTTCTCCTCTGCTACTTTACGGCTTTGTAAATTATTCAACCCGTAAAGACGAAAGTTCGTCCCACGGAATATCACTAGTTGGTTTGTTAGTCACCATCAAGGTTGTAGAATCTTTATGTCAGAGGCAGTTCCACTTCAACTCAAGAAGGTTCGGTATGAGGATGAGATCCGCTCTAATGGTGGCTGTATATCAAAAGCAGCTAAAACTTTCTAGCTTGGGACGGAAAAATCACTCAACTGGGGAAATAGTAAATTACATTGCAGTTGATGCTTACCGAATGTGTGAATTTCCGTTCTGGTTTCATTCTGTATGGACTTACTCAGTTCAATTGCCTCTTGCGGTTGGACTACTTTTTGGAGTAGTCGGTTTGGGGGCTCTTCCAGGTTTAGTCCCTCTCCTTACGTGTGCAGTTCTAAATGTACCCTTTGCAAAGATGCTTCAGACCTGTCAAACACAATTTATGGTAGCCCAAGATGAAAGAATAAGAGCCACTTCTGAGGTTCTAAACAATATGAAGATCATCAAATTACAATCATGGGAAGACAATTTCAAAAATTTGGTCGAGTCCCTCCGAGATAGGGAGTTCAAATGGTTGTCAAAGTCACAACTTCTGAAATCTTATGGGACTGCACTCTACTGGATGTCACCCACATTGATATCTTCAGTAGTCTTTCTAGGATGTGTATTTCTGAAAAGTGCTTCTTTGAATGCCAGCACCATCTTTACAATTCTTGCAACACTGAGGACCATGTCGGAACCTGTCAGGATGATTCCTGAGGCTCTTTCTGCGATAATTCAAGTCAAGGTTTCGTTAGATCGCCTTAATAGGTTTTTGTTGGACGATGAGCTCACTAATGAAAATATTGTGAAGAAGAATCAACAGCAGAACTGTGGTTTCGATATTTTAATAAAGTCTGGTGTTTTCAGTTGGGAGCTAGATTTAGCTGTTCCAACCTTGAGGCGTGTTGATTTTGCGGTAAAAAGAGGACAGAAAATTGCTGTTTGTGGACCTGTTGGTGCTGGAAAATCTTCTTTCTTGTCCGCCATATTGGGGGAAGTACCGAAGATCTCAGGATCA GTGGATGTACTTGGGTCTATCGCCTATGTATCACAAATATCTTGGATACAGAGCGGAACGATTCGTGATAATATACTGTTTGGACAGCCGATGGACAAAGGCAGATACATTAAGGCCATAAAATCATGCGCTCTCGATAAAGATATTGAAAATTTCAACCACGGTGATCTTACAGAAATTGGTCAGAGAGGGCTAAACATGAGTGGAGGTCAGAAACAACGGATTCAACTCGCTAGAGCTGTCTATAATGATGCTGATATCTATCTCCTTGACGACCCATTTAGTGCTGTTGATGCACATACAGCTTCCACTCTTTTCAAC GATTGTGTCATGGCAGCTCTTGAAAAGAAGACTGTCATTTTAGTGACACACCAAGTCGAGTTTCTTTCTGAAGTTGATAGAATATTG gTTATGGAAGGTGGGAAAATGACTCAATCAGGAACATATGAGGAGCTTCTAACTGTTGGGACAGCATTTGAACAGCTTGTTAGTGCCCATAAGAATTCAATGGCAGAAATTGACCCTGCAAAATGTGGAAACAAGGATGAACTTGAAAAGTTGGAGTCAAATATGTCTGAGGAGTCTAAATATTCCTTGGTGATAAAAGATAACAATGATGATGAGATCTCAATGCCAGGGATTCAGTTGACAGAGGAGGAAGAGAGGGAGAGTGGAGACGTTGGGTGGAAGCCATTTTACGATTATATCATCGTGTCTAAGGGATTACTTTTTCTTGGTTTATCTACGTTATCTCAGATTCTTTTCGTTTGTTTCCAAGTTGCTTCTACTTATTGGTTAGCTATTTCCGTAAATGTTCCCAGTGTGAACAATAGCATGTTAGTTGGAGTTTACGCAGGGATCTCAGCTTTGAGTACATTTTTCGTATATTTAAGAACCTATTTCGCAGCCAGATTAGGACTGAAGGCTTCaaaatccttcttctatggtCTCACCAATTCCGTGTTTAAGGCTCCTATGCTCTTCTTCGATTCAACCCCGATTGGAAGGATTTTAACACGG GTATCATCAGATTTGAGTGTGTTGGATTTCGACATACCTTTTTCTATTTCACTTGTAATTGCACCTTTCGTTGAGATTATAGCAACCATTTGCATAATGGCCTTGGTGACATGGCCAGTTCTCATTGTGGCTGTTCTCACGATGGCAGCTGTAAAATATGTTCAG GCCTCTGCAAGGGAGTTAATTAGAATTAATGGAACTACTAAAGCTCCTGTTATGAACTATGCAGCTGAGACATCGTTAGGAGTTGTCACAGTAAGGGCTTTTTCTTTGACCGGCAGGTTCTTTGATAGTTATCAGAAGCTCATCGACACAGATGCTAAGCTCTTCTTTCATTCTAATGCTGCTATGGAGTGGTTAGTTGTAAGAGTTGAAGCGCTCCAGAATTTGACATTATTTACGGCAGCTCTTCTCCTTGTTTTGCTTCCTCAGGGTACCGTAAACCCAG GTTTTGTGGGGCTCTCTTTATCCTATGCTTTGGCGCTTACCGGCACCCAAGTTTTTCTGGCTCGATGGTACTGCAACTTTTCTAACTACATCATTTCTGTTGAGCGAATAAAACAATTTATGCATATACCATCAGAGCCTCCAGCTATTGTTGATGACCAAAGACCGCCACCTTCGTGGCCCTCTAATGGAAGGATAGACTTGGAAAATCTTAAG ATAAAGTATCGTCCAAATTCTCCTCTAGTTATTAAAGGAGTCACTTGCGCTTTCAAAGAAGGGACAAGAGTGGGAGTTGTTGGTAGAACTGGAAGTGGAAAGACTACACTCATCAGTGCCTTGTTTCGCCTTGTAGAACCTACAAGTGGGAAGATTCTTATAGATGGGATAGACATTTGCTCAATGGGTCTAAAGGATTTAAGAGTGAAGCTTAGTATAATACCTCAAGAAGCAACTCTCTTCCGAGGAACTGTTCGAACTAATTTGGACCCTCTAGGCCTTTACACTGACGAAGAAATATGGAAC GCGTTAGAGAAGTGCCAGCTAAAAGCTACAATCAGCGGTCTCCCTAACCATCTCGATGCGTCAG TGAGCGACGATGGTGATAATTGGAGTGCTGGTCAACGCCAGCTTTTTTGTCTTGGAAGAGTACTTCTCAAAAGGAACAAAATTCTAGTTCTAGATGAAGCAACTGCATCAATCGATTCTGCAACAGATGCTATTTTACAGAGAGTTATAAGGCAGGAGTTCAAAAACTGCACGGTCATAACAATAGCTCACAGAGTTCCCACTGTTACAGATAGTGACATGGTCATGGTCCTATCTTATG GAAACTTGATCGAATACGACGAACCTTCAAAACTCATGGGAAGTGATTCATACTTCTCTAAGCTTGTGAATGAATATTGGTCTAGTTGCAGGAGCAATTCTCTTCAAAGTTTTAAACACTACCAATGA
- the LOC113349359 gene encoding ABC transporter C family member 8-like isoform X1 has translation MENNQAEFSWICGGEFSWGSSCTHAAIIDGLNLLFIISLSLLWIIGYFRKQIIRGNNTRTDWLLVVVSVCCAVNAIAHFSVSLWGALQKDPLIDFSWAVYLFRGLIWIFVSLSLIVPLIKWASVLILVWWISFSLLNSIQYVETLVKNEKIRILDLVSWFVNLLLLFCALGHYRRLLVSKYNQDEALSEPLLTAKGETNRSGLGNANLFSKLTFSWLNSFMSRGHIKPLVLEDIPNLVPEDEAFTAYQAFFHAWELLRSQKSSENNSNLVLRALAKVYFKEMILVGIFAFLRTLSVVVSPLLLYGFVNYSTRKDESSSHGISLVGLLVTIKVVESLCQRQFHFNSRRFGMRMRSALMVAVYQKQLKLSSLGRKNHSTGEIVNYIAVDAYRMCEFPFWFHSVWTYSVQLPLAVGLLFGVVGLGALPGLVPLLTCAVLNVPFAKMLQTCQTQFMVAQDERIRATSEVLNNMKIIKLQSWEDNFKNLVESLRDREFKWLSKSQLLKSYGTALYWMSPTLISSVVFLGCVFLKSASLNASTIFTILATLRTMSEPVRMIPEALSAIIQVKVSLDRLNRFLLDDELTNENIVKKNQQQNCGFDILIKSGVFSWELDLAVPTLRRVDFAVKRGQKIAVCGPVGAGKSSFLSAILGEVPKISGSVDVLGSIAYVSQISWIQSGTIRDNILFGQPMDKGRYIKAIKSCALDKDIENFNHGDLTEIGQRGLNMSGGQKQRIQLARAVYNDADIYLLDDPFSAVDAHTASTLFNDCVMAALEKKTVILVTHQVEFLSEVDRILVMEGGKMTQSGTYEELLTVGTAFEQLVSAHKNSMAEIDPAKCGNKDELEKLESNMSEESKYSLVIKDNNDDEISMPGIQLTEEEERESGDVGWKPFYDYIIVSKGLLFLGLSTLSQILFVCFQVASTYWLAISVNVPSVNNSMLVGVYAGISALSTFFVYLRTYFAARLGLKASKSFFYGLTNSVFKAPMLFFDSTPIGRILTRVSSDLSVLDFDIPFSISLVIAPFVEIIATICIMALVTWPVLIVAVLTMAAVKYVQGYYQASARELIRINGTTKAPVMNYAAETSLGVVTVRAFSLTGRFFDSYQKLIDTDAKLFFHSNAAMEWLVVRVEALQNLTLFTAALLLVLLPQGTVNPGFVGLSLSYALALTGTQVFLARWYCNFSNYIISVERIKQFMHIPSEPPAIVDDQRPPPSWPSNGRIDLENLKIKYRPNSPLVIKGVTCAFKEGTRVGVVGRTGSGKTTLISALFRLVEPTSGKILIDGIDICSMGLKDLRVKLSIIPQEATLFRGTVRTNLDPLGLYTDEEIWNALEKCQLKATISGLPNHLDASVSDDGDNWSAGQRQLFCLGRVLLKRNKILVLDEATASIDSATDAILQRVIRQEFKNCTVITIAHRVPTVTDSDMVMVLSYGNLIEYDEPSKLMGSDSYFSKLVNEYWSSCRSNSLQSFKHYQ, from the exons ATGGAGAATAATCAAG CGGAATTCTCTTGGATTTGCGGAGGAGAATTCAGTTGGGGGTCGTCGTGCACTCACGCAGCAATAATTGATGGTttaaatcttttatttatcatttcTCTATCTTTGTTGTGGATTATTGGTTATTTCAGGAAGCAAATCATCCGTGGTAATAATACTAGAACGGATTGGTTACTAGTAGTTGTTTCGGTATGTTGTGCTGTTAATGCCATTGCACATTTTAGTGTTTCTCTATGGGGTGCACTTCAGAAAGACCCGTTAATAGATTTTAGTTGGGCAGTTTATTTATTTAGGGGGTTAATATGGATTTTCGTGTCACTCTCCCTTATTGTGCCGCTGATCAAATGGGCAAGCGTTTTGATTTTAGTCTGGTGGATATCCTTTTCGTTACTAAATTCTATACAGTATGTGGAAACCTTGGTGAAAAACGAGAAGATCAGAATCCTTGATTTGGTTTCATGGTTTGTAAATTTGTTACTTCTATTTTGTGCTTTGGGGCATTATAGACGGCTGCTAGTTTCAAAATATAATCAGGATGAGGCTTTGTCAGAGCCACTACTGACTGCAAAAGGTGAAACTAACAGATCAGGATTAGGAAATGCTAATTTGTTTAGCAAGTTAACATTTTCTTGGCTCAACTCTTTCATGTCGAGAGGTCATATAAAACCATTAGTACTAGAAGACATACCTAATCTTGTCCCAGAAGATGAAGCGTTTACTGCTTACCAGGCGTTCTTTCATGCTTGGGAGCTtctgcggagccaaaagagctcCGAAAATAATAGTAATCTGGTTCTTCGGGCACTAGCTAAAGTTTACTTCAAAGAGATGATACTTGTAGGAATCTTTGCATTTCTTAGGACCCTCTCTGTTGTAGTTTCTCCTCTGCTACTTTACGGCTTTGTAAATTATTCAACCCGTAAAGACGAAAGTTCGTCCCACGGAATATCACTAGTTGGTTTGTTAGTCACCATCAAGGTTGTAGAATCTTTATGTCAGAGGCAGTTCCACTTCAACTCAAGAAGGTTCGGTATGAGGATGAGATCCGCTCTAATGGTGGCTGTATATCAAAAGCAGCTAAAACTTTCTAGCTTGGGACGGAAAAATCACTCAACTGGGGAAATAGTAAATTACATTGCAGTTGATGCTTACCGAATGTGTGAATTTCCGTTCTGGTTTCATTCTGTATGGACTTACTCAGTTCAATTGCCTCTTGCGGTTGGACTACTTTTTGGAGTAGTCGGTTTGGGGGCTCTTCCAGGTTTAGTCCCTCTCCTTACGTGTGCAGTTCTAAATGTACCCTTTGCAAAGATGCTTCAGACCTGTCAAACACAATTTATGGTAGCCCAAGATGAAAGAATAAGAGCCACTTCTGAGGTTCTAAACAATATGAAGATCATCAAATTACAATCATGGGAAGACAATTTCAAAAATTTGGTCGAGTCCCTCCGAGATAGGGAGTTCAAATGGTTGTCAAAGTCACAACTTCTGAAATCTTATGGGACTGCACTCTACTGGATGTCACCCACATTGATATCTTCAGTAGTCTTTCTAGGATGTGTATTTCTGAAAAGTGCTTCTTTGAATGCCAGCACCATCTTTACAATTCTTGCAACACTGAGGACCATGTCGGAACCTGTCAGGATGATTCCTGAGGCTCTTTCTGCGATAATTCAAGTCAAGGTTTCGTTAGATCGCCTTAATAGGTTTTTGTTGGACGATGAGCTCACTAATGAAAATATTGTGAAGAAGAATCAACAGCAGAACTGTGGTTTCGATATTTTAATAAAGTCTGGTGTTTTCAGTTGGGAGCTAGATTTAGCTGTTCCAACCTTGAGGCGTGTTGATTTTGCGGTAAAAAGAGGACAGAAAATTGCTGTTTGTGGACCTGTTGGTGCTGGAAAATCTTCTTTCTTGTCCGCCATATTGGGGGAAGTACCGAAGATCTCAGGATCA GTGGATGTACTTGGGTCTATCGCCTATGTATCACAAATATCTTGGATACAGAGCGGAACGATTCGTGATAATATACTGTTTGGACAGCCGATGGACAAAGGCAGATACATTAAGGCCATAAAATCATGCGCTCTCGATAAAGATATTGAAAATTTCAACCACGGTGATCTTACAGAAATTGGTCAGAGAGGGCTAAACATGAGTGGAGGTCAGAAACAACGGATTCAACTCGCTAGAGCTGTCTATAATGATGCTGATATCTATCTCCTTGACGACCCATTTAGTGCTGTTGATGCACATACAGCTTCCACTCTTTTCAAC GATTGTGTCATGGCAGCTCTTGAAAAGAAGACTGTCATTTTAGTGACACACCAAGTCGAGTTTCTTTCTGAAGTTGATAGAATATTG gTTATGGAAGGTGGGAAAATGACTCAATCAGGAACATATGAGGAGCTTCTAACTGTTGGGACAGCATTTGAACAGCTTGTTAGTGCCCATAAGAATTCAATGGCAGAAATTGACCCTGCAAAATGTGGAAACAAGGATGAACTTGAAAAGTTGGAGTCAAATATGTCTGAGGAGTCTAAATATTCCTTGGTGATAAAAGATAACAATGATGATGAGATCTCAATGCCAGGGATTCAGTTGACAGAGGAGGAAGAGAGGGAGAGTGGAGACGTTGGGTGGAAGCCATTTTACGATTATATCATCGTGTCTAAGGGATTACTTTTTCTTGGTTTATCTACGTTATCTCAGATTCTTTTCGTTTGTTTCCAAGTTGCTTCTACTTATTGGTTAGCTATTTCCGTAAATGTTCCCAGTGTGAACAATAGCATGTTAGTTGGAGTTTACGCAGGGATCTCAGCTTTGAGTACATTTTTCGTATATTTAAGAACCTATTTCGCAGCCAGATTAGGACTGAAGGCTTCaaaatccttcttctatggtCTCACCAATTCCGTGTTTAAGGCTCCTATGCTCTTCTTCGATTCAACCCCGATTGGAAGGATTTTAACACGG GTATCATCAGATTTGAGTGTGTTGGATTTCGACATACCTTTTTCTATTTCACTTGTAATTGCACCTTTCGTTGAGATTATAGCAACCATTTGCATAATGGCCTTGGTGACATGGCCAGTTCTCATTGTGGCTGTTCTCACGATGGCAGCTGTAAAATATGTTCAG GGTTACTATCAGGCCTCTGCAAGGGAGTTAATTAGAATTAATGGAACTACTAAAGCTCCTGTTATGAACTATGCAGCTGAGACATCGTTAGGAGTTGTCACAGTAAGGGCTTTTTCTTTGACCGGCAGGTTCTTTGATAGTTATCAGAAGCTCATCGACACAGATGCTAAGCTCTTCTTTCATTCTAATGCTGCTATGGAGTGGTTAGTTGTAAGAGTTGAAGCGCTCCAGAATTTGACATTATTTACGGCAGCTCTTCTCCTTGTTTTGCTTCCTCAGGGTACCGTAAACCCAG GTTTTGTGGGGCTCTCTTTATCCTATGCTTTGGCGCTTACCGGCACCCAAGTTTTTCTGGCTCGATGGTACTGCAACTTTTCTAACTACATCATTTCTGTTGAGCGAATAAAACAATTTATGCATATACCATCAGAGCCTCCAGCTATTGTTGATGACCAAAGACCGCCACCTTCGTGGCCCTCTAATGGAAGGATAGACTTGGAAAATCTTAAG ATAAAGTATCGTCCAAATTCTCCTCTAGTTATTAAAGGAGTCACTTGCGCTTTCAAAGAAGGGACAAGAGTGGGAGTTGTTGGTAGAACTGGAAGTGGAAAGACTACACTCATCAGTGCCTTGTTTCGCCTTGTAGAACCTACAAGTGGGAAGATTCTTATAGATGGGATAGACATTTGCTCAATGGGTCTAAAGGATTTAAGAGTGAAGCTTAGTATAATACCTCAAGAAGCAACTCTCTTCCGAGGAACTGTTCGAACTAATTTGGACCCTCTAGGCCTTTACACTGACGAAGAAATATGGAAC GCGTTAGAGAAGTGCCAGCTAAAAGCTACAATCAGCGGTCTCCCTAACCATCTCGATGCGTCAG TGAGCGACGATGGTGATAATTGGAGTGCTGGTCAACGCCAGCTTTTTTGTCTTGGAAGAGTACTTCTCAAAAGGAACAAAATTCTAGTTCTAGATGAAGCAACTGCATCAATCGATTCTGCAACAGATGCTATTTTACAGAGAGTTATAAGGCAGGAGTTCAAAAACTGCACGGTCATAACAATAGCTCACAGAGTTCCCACTGTTACAGATAGTGACATGGTCATGGTCCTATCTTATG GAAACTTGATCGAATACGACGAACCTTCAAAACTCATGGGAAGTGATTCATACTTCTCTAAGCTTGTGAATGAATATTGGTCTAGTTGCAGGAGCAATTCTCTTCAAAGTTTTAAACACTACCAATGA